Proteins encoded in a region of the Trypanosoma brucei gambiense DAL972 chromosome 4, complete sequence genome:
- a CDS encoding monoglyceride lipase, putative has product MGCCSCCIDDNHDLKYATPDREPPDPELFPHYLQNKQGLWLHFTEWAPPRDVPNVRGVLFVVSGLGEHTARYGGVGRYFSREGYHVFCMDNQGAGASEGERLYVVDFEDFVDDIFLFRRRVFSLYPEYAKLPRFLLGHSMGGLIATHVSLRDPTSFAGVVLSGPALEPDPKIATPFKRWLVGVLSNCAPKFGVDSIDPKLASTNRQVVELMEQDPVYFKVKLTTRWAKTMLDAMESVWEHVERATYPLLIVHGAKDALCPVSGSRRLFSCVPTTDKQLIEYPGLGHEVLTEVRWREVLGDILKFLNAHCQ; this is encoded by the coding sequence ATGGGTTGCTGTTCCTGCTGCATCGACGACAATCACGACTTGAAGTATGCCACGCCAGACCGCGAACCACCAGACCCGGAACTATTCCCTCATTATTTGCAAAACAAACAGGGACTTTGGCTTCACTTCACTGAGTGGGCACCGCCGCGGGATGTACCAAACGTACGCGGTGTACTTTTTGTCGTGAGTGGACTCGGTGAGCACACCGCTCGTTACGGTGGTGTGGGCCGTTACTTCTCTCGTGAAGGGTATCACGTCTTTTGCATGGACAATCAGGGCGCAGGCGCCAGTGAGGGCGAACGATTGTACGTTGTGGACTTTGAAGACTTCGTTGATGACATCTTCCTTTTCAGGAGGCGTGTGTTTTCCCTTTACCCCGAGTATGCAAAACTGCCGCGCTTCCTGCTGGGTCACTCCATGGGTGGCCTTATAGCCACACACGTTTCTCTTCGTGACCCAACGAGCTTTGCGGGGGTTGTACTCAGTGGACCGGCATTGGAACCCGATCCGAAAATTGCCACCCCCTTCAAGCGGTGGCTAGTTGGTGTGCTATCAAACTGTGCGCCGAAGTTTGGCGTGGACAGCATCGACCCAAAGTTAGCTAGCACGAACCGCCAGGTGGTGGAGCTAATGGAACAAGACCCTGTTTATTTTAAGGTGAAGCTTACCACTCGGTGGGCCAAGACGATGCTTGACGCCATGGAATCCGTATGGGAACATGTTGAGAGAGCCACCTACCCGCTGTTAATTGTACATGGCGCGAAGGACGCCCTTTGTCCAGTAAGTGGGTCGAGGAGACTGTTCAGTTGTGTACCGACTACGGACAAGCAGTTGATTGAGTACCCTGGTTTAGGTCATGAAGTGTTGACGGAAGTACGCTGGAGAGAAGTACTCGGTGACATATTAAAATTTCTTAATGCACATTGCCAGTAG